One genomic segment of Paenibacillus sp. FSL H8-0332 includes these proteins:
- a CDS encoding beta-ketoacyl synthase N-terminal-like domain-containing protein yields the protein MSHPEYPYNGNEIAVIGMAGRFPQSENLEAFWQNLTGGKECISHYSSRELEEAGIDPEILSQPNYVRAKGEIGQLDAFDAAFFGINPKDAELMDPQHRMMLECAWEALEHAGYQSAECGSSMGVFVGKSMSSYLFLNLYPHIQKMLATGNLQAAIGNDKDSMATTISYRLNLKGPSMAVQSSSSTSLVSVCMAAQSLLTYQCDTALAGGITVGPPERAGYLFEPGGIMSADGHCRAFDENSSGFVPGNGYGLVVLKRLDEAIRDKDHIWSVIKGFAVNNDGADKISYTAPSVGAQSEVIASAQALAEVHPETIGYVEAHGTGTRMGDPIEIEALTQAFRLGTNQRGYCPIGSVKTNIGHLDSAAGIAGFIKATLMLHHKQIPPTLNYERPNPAIDFDGSPFYVNTGLIDWKGQAYPRRAGVNSLGMGGTNAHVILEEGPRMDSEPAAPRWHILPVSAKSETSRDGNLSRLQHYLSEETQTKLADVAYTLSVGRQAFGIRAAVVCSTQEEAVLAMEASDPQGLYQGESPSRNRPLVFMFTGQGSQYIGMAAGLYAAEPVFREYYDRCAVQIHSLTGMDIKPLMQSVKNLPQALDVNETALTQPLLFAVEYAMAQLLISRGLRPQAMIGHSLGEYAAAAIAGVFQLEDAVMLVCRRAEWMSRTESGAMLAVGLSREAVNGYLQERITLAAVNSPGLCVLSGEEAAIAKLEQRLTEEGIFNKKLFTSHAFHSPLMQPMAAAYHELLMQVELKEPSVPIMSCLTGSWLKAEEAIDPGYWTRHILEPVVFMDGLGALLREGNRLFVEVGPGSTLCGLGRQNPAAAEDSLWVPALRSVQGQDEDTRVLAQAIANLWVCGAEVDWGLYFGNETRRRVPLPTYAFSRQSYWVYPEAAPSGSNASVTVTSGTQASGKSVPFSSIPEQRQTGSRHARPKVTAAYRAAEGSIEQQLVEILERELHIHPVGADDNFFELGGHSLLATQVLDRIRQALGVQLSIESIFLRPTVSGMAQLLENTSGETRKEQSIAGLFQEVAAMSSREIASSLAEDKLKPGGGKG from the coding sequence ATGAGTCATCCTGAGTATCCTTATAACGGAAATGAAATTGCGGTCATCGGCATGGCAGGAAGATTCCCGCAGTCCGAGAACCTGGAGGCCTTCTGGCAGAATCTGACCGGGGGAAAAGAGTGTATTTCCCATTACTCCAGCCGGGAGCTGGAGGAGGCAGGCATTGATCCCGAAATTCTGAGTCAGCCGAATTATGTCCGGGCCAAAGGGGAGATCGGCCAGCTTGATGCGTTCGATGCCGCTTTTTTCGGGATCAATCCCAAGGATGCGGAGCTTATGGACCCCCAACACCGGATGATGCTCGAATGTGCTTGGGAAGCGCTGGAGCATGCTGGCTACCAATCCGCGGAGTGTGGAAGCTCCATGGGCGTTTTTGTAGGAAAAAGCATGAGTTCCTATCTGTTCCTGAACCTCTATCCTCATATTCAAAAAATGCTGGCCACCGGCAATTTGCAGGCTGCCATCGGCAATGACAAGGACAGTATGGCTACAACGATCTCCTATCGCCTGAACCTCAAAGGCCCGTCTATGGCGGTGCAGTCCTCGTCATCCACCTCTCTGGTCTCCGTCTGCATGGCAGCCCAGAGCCTGTTGACCTATCAATGTGACACGGCACTGGCTGGCGGCATCACGGTTGGCCCGCCTGAACGTGCCGGCTACCTGTTTGAGCCTGGAGGAATTATGTCCGCGGACGGGCACTGCCGCGCTTTTGACGAGAATAGCAGCGGATTTGTTCCCGGCAACGGTTACGGTCTTGTCGTGCTGAAACGGCTGGATGAAGCGATCCGCGACAAGGACCATATCTGGTCTGTCATCAAGGGATTTGCCGTCAACAATGACGGAGCGGATAAAATCAGCTATACCGCGCCAAGCGTAGGCGCCCAATCCGAAGTCATCGCTTCGGCCCAGGCGCTGGCAGAGGTTCACCCGGAGACGATCGGTTACGTTGAAGCGCATGGAACCGGCACCCGGATGGGCGATCCCATTGAAATAGAGGCGTTGACCCAAGCGTTCCGCCTTGGCACGAATCAGCGCGGGTATTGCCCGATCGGTTCGGTCAAGACGAACATAGGGCATCTCGATTCTGCCGCCGGCATTGCCGGATTCATCAAAGCGACGCTTATGCTGCACCACAAGCAAATTCCGCCGACGCTCAATTATGAGCGCCCTAATCCGGCGATTGACTTTGACGGCAGTCCTTTTTACGTAAACACAGGGCTTATAGATTGGAAGGGGCAAGCCTACCCGCGCCGCGCCGGAGTGAACTCGCTCGGTATGGGCGGCACCAATGCCCACGTGATCCTTGAAGAGGGTCCGCGTATGGACAGTGAACCAGCCGCGCCCAGGTGGCATATTCTTCCAGTGTCGGCGAAATCCGAGACCTCCCGTGACGGTAATCTGTCCCGGCTGCAGCACTATTTAAGCGAAGAGACGCAGACGAAACTAGCGGATGTGGCATATACACTGTCGGTTGGACGGCAGGCGTTCGGGATCAGGGCGGCTGTGGTCTGCTCCACGCAGGAAGAAGCTGTCCTGGCCATGGAAGCATCGGACCCGCAAGGGCTATACCAAGGAGAAAGTCCTTCCAGAAACCGTCCTCTAGTGTTTATGTTCACGGGGCAAGGCTCGCAATATATCGGGATGGCGGCAGGCCTATACGCTGCTGAGCCGGTATTTCGTGAGTATTACGACCGCTGCGCAGTGCAGATCCATAGCCTGACGGGGATGGATATTAAGCCATTGATGCAATCCGTGAAGAATCTTCCACAAGCACTGGACGTGAACGAGACCGCGCTTACCCAGCCGCTGTTGTTTGCTGTTGAGTACGCTATGGCCCAGCTCCTGATCAGCCGGGGACTTCGTCCACAGGCCATGATCGGTCATAGTCTGGGAGAGTACGCTGCAGCCGCAATCGCAGGTGTGTTCCAGCTCGAAGATGCCGTTATGCTGGTCTGCCGCAGGGCAGAGTGGATGTCCCGGACCGAAAGCGGAGCGATGCTGGCAGTTGGGCTCAGCCGTGAAGCAGTAAACGGATATCTGCAAGAGAGAATTACGCTGGCAGCGGTCAACAGCCCCGGTCTATGCGTGTTGTCGGGAGAAGAGGCCGCCATTGCCAAACTGGAACAGCGGCTGACAGAAGAAGGTATTTTCAATAAAAAACTATTCACCTCTCACGCCTTCCATTCGCCGCTGATGCAGCCGATGGCCGCCGCTTACCATGAGCTGTTGATGCAGGTGGAACTAAAGGAACCCTCTGTTCCAATCATGTCCTGTCTTACCGGGAGCTGGCTGAAGGCTGAGGAGGCTATCGACCCCGGGTACTGGACCCGGCATATCCTTGAGCCGGTTGTCTTTATGGATGGACTTGGGGCTCTGCTGCGCGAAGGAAACCGGTTGTTTGTCGAAGTTGGACCCGGCTCCACATTATGTGGGCTCGGGCGGCAGAACCCGGCTGCGGCTGAAGACAGTCTGTGGGTACCCGCCTTGCGTTCTGTCCAAGGACAAGACGAGGACACGCGGGTGCTGGCACAGGCTATAGCCAACCTATGGGTATGCGGTGCAGAGGTGGATTGGGGGCTTTATTTCGGAAATGAGACGCGCCGGCGGGTTCCGCTGCCAACATATGCGTTCTCCCGGCAGAGCTACTGGGTATATCCCGAAGCTGCCCCGTCCGGCTCAAATGCCTCGGTTACGGTTACGTCAGGGACACAAGCATCCGGGAAATCCGTACCGTTCAGTTCCATTCCCGAGCAACGTCAAACCGGATCACGCCATGCCCGCCCCAAGGTAACGGCAGCGTACCGTGCAGCGGAGGGGAGCATCGAGCAGCAGCTCGTGGAGATTTTGGAGCGGGAGCTGCATATTCATCCGGTGGGTGCGGATGATAACTTTTTCGAGCTGGGAGGTCATTCGCTGCTGGCTACCCAGGTACTGGACCGGATTCGGCAAGCTTTGGGCGTACAGCTGTCCATCGAGAGCATATTCCTTCGTCCGACCGTTAGCGGAATGGCCCAATTGCTGGAGAATACGTCCGGGGAGACCCGCAAGGAGCAATCCATTGCAGGTTTGTTCCAGGAAGTGGCTGCCATGAGCAGTCGCGAAATCGCCAGCAGCCTTGCAGAGGACAAACTCAAACCGGGCGGAGGGAAGGGGTAA
- a CDS encoding amino acid adenylation domain-containing protein — MMMNNELYDRLLRNKGISVPGHRHTAIPRTGESDSFGLSPAQRGIWFLQQLHPGSAAFNNSAVLKIEGNLDLDCMRAALRSLLERHELLNVNYRQHHGEPYACPRAGALAFEVVGVEGMEGGGAAISSGGLHAEIRRIAGSPIDLEHDPLISFTLLQRSEQEHIWIIRMHHIIADGWSKGVLLRDFTQLYEAELHRRAPDLQPLAIQYRDYVRWLESRSEETAYARDLTFWLDKLEGAPPMLDIPADFKRPSTMSGLGGMEPFRIETEVFERISSFCRKERLSVFHFLLTVFKTLLFRYCAEEDLLVGTPVAGRTRTELEPLIGMFVNTVVVRTQPQDGLSFIDYARSVQQEALLAFDHQDLPFDLLVERLNPDRERSVQPVFQTMFQLDNLELPVMEAQGLRMSAVPLDIGIAQNDLSVSCWEEDGGLRGTFEFSSDLFTRATVRRMIGHFIRLTMAALNDPQETLGRLNLLEASEEKLIVRTWNETEQPIPEHGFVSWIERRAGLTPEKCAVLEGEHALSYHTLNQWANHLAAQLMDKHFYAEMPVIVCLPSSGRFVAAALAISKAGGAVVPVDPAMPKERIRQMVEELGDVYALSDAVHSLLLPLPPERVILLDEQLPVFDEQNERGPEHRLPPQALAFIIFTSGSTGVPKGVLLERRSIDNLVHSFLSSYQVTDADCLLPITSVASASFIGESLPILAAGGTLVLPDTETVLHPGKLRAYMEQHHITILSTVPSMVRRLNSNGGTSSRLRLILSGGETLLPTHVDKLRGMDIANGYGLSESGVCSTYKLLKPGQDGGQAVSASLGRPVANQQVYVLDAHLRPVPIGVKGQICISGHGLARGYLNRSDLSEAAFVPHPFRQGERLLLTGDTGYWLPGGELAFIGRSDRQVQIRGYRIELSEVERHLCTYPEVEEAAVHPQSDFEGNLRLIAYYTVRSQASIIGQQLAHWLESRIPSYMKPAAYIQLERIPYNANGKLEVSSLPQLGDSLARSGAAYEQPQTSAEITIAKLWEEILQLRHFGVEDNFFDLGGHSLLLAKVHDRLSREFPVPLTLVDLFKYPTVRSLAGYLSEGSRNTLGTDIYETAAKQKNAFLRYRKTASSVAVRSTIEKEE; from the coding sequence ATGATGATGAACAATGAGCTGTATGACCGATTATTGCGTAACAAAGGCATTTCAGTTCCGGGCCACAGGCACACCGCGATTCCCCGTACAGGAGAATCTGATTCCTTCGGTTTGTCCCCCGCGCAGCGCGGGATCTGGTTCCTCCAGCAGTTACACCCGGGCAGCGCAGCCTTCAATAACAGCGCAGTGCTGAAGATCGAAGGGAACCTCGACTTAGACTGCATGCGGGCAGCACTGCGCTCCCTGCTGGAGCGCCACGAACTGCTGAACGTAAATTACAGACAACACCATGGCGAACCGTACGCCTGCCCTCGCGCAGGAGCTTTAGCTTTTGAAGTCGTGGGAGTAGAGGGCATGGAGGGCGGTGGCGCAGCCATTTCTTCTGGAGGGCTGCATGCCGAAATCAGACGCATTGCAGGCAGTCCGATAGACCTGGAGCATGATCCGCTAATTTCTTTTACACTGCTGCAGAGGAGTGAACAGGAGCATATCTGGATCATCCGCATGCACCATATTATTGCGGATGGCTGGTCCAAGGGAGTCCTCCTTCGTGATTTCACACAGCTGTATGAAGCGGAGCTACACCGGAGAGCTCCAGACCTGCAGCCGCTGGCGATCCAGTACCGGGACTATGTAAGGTGGCTTGAGAGCCGGAGCGAAGAGACGGCGTATGCACGGGATCTTACATTCTGGTTGGATAAGCTGGAAGGCGCGCCTCCTATGCTGGACATACCCGCCGATTTCAAACGGCCAAGCACCATGTCGGGTTTGGGCGGGATGGAGCCGTTTCGGATAGAGACTGAAGTATTCGAGCGCATTAGCAGCTTTTGCCGGAAGGAACGCTTATCCGTGTTTCACTTCCTGCTGACCGTCTTCAAGACGCTGCTCTTCCGGTACTGTGCAGAAGAGGATTTACTTGTCGGTACGCCGGTAGCCGGACGGACAAGAACCGAGCTGGAGCCGCTGATCGGGATGTTCGTGAATACCGTGGTAGTCCGTACGCAGCCGCAGGACGGCCTGTCTTTTATAGACTATGCAAGGAGTGTTCAGCAAGAGGCTTTGCTGGCTTTTGACCATCAGGACCTGCCGTTCGATCTGCTTGTCGAGAGACTGAACCCGGACCGCGAGCGAAGCGTACAGCCTGTCTTTCAGACCATGTTCCAGCTTGATAATCTGGAGCTGCCTGTTATGGAAGCGCAAGGCCTCCGTATGTCAGCCGTCCCGCTGGACATCGGAATTGCCCAGAATGATCTGTCCGTATCCTGCTGGGAGGAGGACGGAGGACTACGGGGGACTTTTGAATTCAGCTCCGATCTCTTCACAAGAGCAACAGTGAGACGAATGATCGGGCATTTTATCCGGCTGACGATGGCCGCTCTGAACGATCCGCAGGAGACGCTTGGACGGCTCAATCTGCTGGAGGCCTCAGAAGAGAAGCTGATTGTACGGACATGGAACGAAACGGAGCAGCCCATACCGGAACATGGATTTGTAAGCTGGATTGAGCGCAGAGCTGGCCTGACTCCAGAGAAATGCGCGGTGCTTGAGGGAGAACATGCCCTTAGTTACCATACCCTGAATCAGTGGGCGAACCATCTTGCGGCACAACTTATGGACAAACACTTCTACGCGGAGATGCCGGTGATCGTCTGCCTTCCCTCCTCGGGACGTTTTGTGGCCGCTGCACTTGCCATATCCAAAGCAGGAGGAGCCGTGGTACCCGTTGATCCTGCGATGCCCAAGGAACGTATCCGGCAGATGGTAGAGGAGCTTGGCGACGTGTATGCACTGAGTGATGCCGTCCATTCCTTGCTGCTGCCGCTCCCGCCAGAGCGTGTAATCCTACTGGACGAACAGCTCCCGGTGTTCGATGAGCAGAATGAGCGGGGACCGGAGCATCGATTACCGCCGCAGGCGCTAGCTTTTATCATCTTCACTTCCGGTTCGACAGGGGTTCCGAAAGGAGTGCTTCTGGAGCGGCGCAGCATCGATAACCTGGTCCACTCCTTTCTATCATCGTATCAGGTGACGGACGCGGATTGTCTGCTGCCCATTACATCGGTTGCTTCAGCCAGCTTCATCGGAGAGTCGCTGCCGATTCTGGCTGCCGGAGGGACACTCGTCCTGCCGGATACCGAAACAGTGCTGCACCCGGGCAAGCTGAGGGCCTACATGGAGCAACATCACATCACGATCCTCAGCACCGTACCCTCTATGGTTCGGCGCTTGAATAGCAACGGCGGAACCTCTTCCCGGCTTCGCCTCATTCTGAGTGGGGGAGAGACTCTGCTGCCCACGCATGTGGACAAGCTGCGCGGAATGGATATTGCCAACGGTTATGGACTATCAGAATCCGGCGTGTGCAGTACGTATAAGTTACTGAAGCCTGGCCAGGATGGGGGGCAAGCCGTGTCCGCCTCACTAGGCCGGCCGGTAGCCAATCAGCAGGTCTATGTGCTGGACGCTCATTTACGGCCGGTTCCGATTGGGGTCAAGGGACAAATCTGTATCTCTGGACACGGATTGGCCCGCGGATATTTGAATCGTAGTGACTTGAGCGAAGCGGCATTTGTTCCCCATCCGTTCCGCCAAGGCGAGCGTCTGCTGCTGACAGGGGATACCGGATATTGGCTCCCCGGCGGCGAGCTTGCCTTTATCGGCCGCAGCGACCGGCAGGTCCAGATCCGCGGGTACCGGATTGAACTAAGTGAAGTAGAGCGGCATTTGTGCACATACCCGGAAGTCGAAGAGGCAGCCGTGCATCCTCAGTCCGATTTTGAAGGGAACCTGCGGCTGATCGCATACTATACGGTCCGCAGCCAAGCGAGCATTATCGGCCAGCAATTGGCGCATTGGCTGGAATCGCGGATACCTTCGTACATGAAGCCAGCGGCTTATATTCAGCTTGAGCGTATACCTTACAATGCCAATGGCAAGCTGGAGGTTTCTTCCCTTCCGCAGCTTGGCGATAGCCTTGCCCGTAGCGGGGCCGCCTATGAACAGCCCCAGACCAGCGCAGAGATAACCATTGCAAAGCTCTGGGAGGAGATTCTACAGCTCCGGCACTTTGGCGTGGAAGACAACTTTTTTGATCTGGGCGGACATTCGCTCCTGCTCGCCAAAGTGCATGACCGGCTCAGCCGGGAATTTCCCGTTCCGCTGACGCTGGTAGATTTGTTCAAATACCCTACGGTCCGTTCACTTGCCGGATATCTCAGCGAAGGCTCGCGCAATACTCTGGGGACAGACATTTACGAGACGGCCGCGAAGCAAAAAAATGCATTTCTCCGTTACCGGAAAACAGCTTCTTCCGTAGCGGTTCGCAGCACCATAGAGAAGGAGGAATAG